Proteins encoded by one window of Streptomyces sp. NBC_01477:
- the pglX gene encoding BREX-2 system adenine-specific DNA-methyltransferase PglX, with the protein MIDRKSLLADLQKQVKAAETDLEQQVKAVPEVGRRLRGEYEQARKLGRTAATWNAWLGDRITQVAVAWVLGTVFVRFSEDNRLIADPYITAPDVAGRETAQARYEEYLEKDADPTYRGWLETAFAELGEGQAGRLLFDRDHNPLYQIPLSHDGAGALLAFWREQRTGEGEVNTVGDHAVRGPVLVHDFTDPLNEDGTEGWDTRFLGDLYQDLSETARKTYALLQTPEFVEEFILDRTMTPAVREFGFEELKMIDPTCGSGHFVLGAFRRLVRMWSDQRPEVGPYERIRAALDSVHGVDLNPFAVAVARFRLLVAAIATSDMRTFEEARRYEWPIQLAVGDSLIKDRQLELQLGSEPDGEGGEVSDPLAEFSYATEDVHEFPRILEQGRYHVVVGNPPYITVKDKKLNQLYRELYNACGGTYALSVPFAQRFFELAKRGETDGNGYGMVGQITANSFMKREFGTKLIEEYFAHKVELTEVIDTSGAYIPGHGTPTVILVGRPRDGSKRQATIRTVRSVQGEPSAPEKAEEGLVWRAIVEQIDHSGTASRWVSVGDLMRDRYFSRQPWILTDGGLEMNGAISRAGTAILSQICQSIGFNAVTREDDAYMLGSEAARRLRIPDANIRTFHGGGSVRDWQKNDGVGTVFPYREENRKAEIPEVLERLLWPMRVPLRLRRALSGSQEEQGLEWFEYSSFNPKRYWSKFLIAFPFVATHSHFTLRRDRDGFIRTAPVVMLREGATEAEYVRLLGLLNSSTACFWIKMVSHDKGIRGEGGGFTSDDWERFYEFTGTKLQDFPIPADYPTVIATELDCLAQQLSATTPFALAVKSVPAAAALRETQARYTATCARMIALQEELDWQVYSLYDLHSEDLRLPDASAVPELALGERAFEIVLARRVAAGEASGEWFKRHGSTPITEIPTHWPDDYRALVQRRIEVIESNRAIGMVERPEYKRRWAAQGWDAMRQKALKSWLLDRVEARTHWFDASGNPTVTTLARLAESLSADEDFASVAELYAPRQDFGKTVRELLTEEHVPFVSALRYKPAGLKKRADWEHVWDLQREEDAAPDEPAKRKVRERTPVPQKYTSADFLKPSYWRARGKLDVPKERFVSYGTVNAQSPELYGWAGWDHLEQALALASYIQQAGLSEDDLVPYLAGLLELQPWLEQWYGEYDPEFGASPAAEILAFRQQKQGELGLADDALRAWRPAAATRGGAKKSAAPKKRTGAKAAVQMSVTDSVTDAATGTESD; encoded by the coding sequence GTGATCGACCGCAAGAGCCTCCTTGCCGACCTGCAGAAGCAGGTCAAGGCGGCAGAGACCGACCTTGAGCAGCAGGTCAAAGCTGTTCCCGAGGTCGGGAGGCGGCTGCGAGGCGAGTACGAGCAGGCCCGGAAGCTGGGCCGTACGGCGGCGACGTGGAACGCCTGGCTCGGCGATCGGATCACCCAGGTCGCGGTGGCCTGGGTCCTCGGCACGGTCTTCGTCCGCTTCAGCGAGGACAACCGTCTGATCGCCGATCCGTACATCACCGCCCCCGACGTGGCAGGGCGGGAGACGGCCCAGGCGCGATACGAGGAGTACCTGGAGAAGGATGCCGACCCGACGTACCGAGGGTGGCTGGAGACTGCGTTCGCCGAACTGGGCGAAGGGCAGGCCGGGCGGCTGCTCTTCGACCGTGACCACAACCCGCTCTACCAGATCCCCCTCTCGCACGACGGCGCGGGCGCGTTACTCGCGTTCTGGCGGGAGCAGCGGACCGGCGAAGGTGAAGTCAACACGGTAGGCGACCATGCGGTACGCGGTCCGGTCCTCGTGCACGACTTCACTGATCCGCTGAACGAGGACGGCACCGAGGGCTGGGACACCCGGTTCCTGGGCGACCTGTACCAGGACTTGAGCGAGACGGCCCGCAAGACCTACGCGCTGCTGCAGACACCGGAGTTCGTGGAGGAGTTCATCCTCGACCGCACGATGACCCCTGCGGTGCGGGAGTTCGGCTTCGAAGAACTGAAGATGATCGACCCGACCTGCGGGTCCGGACACTTCGTACTCGGCGCGTTCCGGCGGCTGGTGCGGATGTGGTCCGACCAGCGGCCTGAGGTCGGTCCGTACGAGCGAATACGTGCGGCCCTCGACTCGGTGCACGGGGTCGACCTCAATCCGTTCGCGGTCGCGGTAGCCCGCTTCCGGCTCCTGGTCGCGGCGATAGCCACAAGCGATATGCGGACGTTTGAGGAGGCCCGGCGGTACGAGTGGCCCATCCAGCTCGCGGTCGGCGACTCGCTCATCAAGGACCGGCAGTTGGAGCTGCAGTTGGGCTCCGAGCCCGATGGGGAGGGCGGCGAGGTTAGTGACCCGCTCGCCGAGTTCTCGTACGCGACGGAGGACGTCCACGAGTTCCCCCGGATCTTGGAGCAGGGCCGGTACCACGTGGTCGTGGGCAACCCGCCATACATCACGGTCAAGGACAAGAAGCTCAACCAGCTGTACAGGGAGTTGTACAACGCGTGCGGCGGGACGTACGCGCTCTCCGTCCCCTTCGCCCAGCGGTTCTTCGAACTGGCCAAGCGGGGAGAGACCGACGGGAACGGCTACGGCATGGTCGGCCAGATCACGGCGAACTCCTTCATGAAGCGCGAGTTCGGAACCAAGCTCATCGAGGAGTACTTCGCGCACAAGGTCGAATTGACTGAGGTCATCGACACGTCGGGGGCGTACATTCCCGGTCACGGGACGCCAACGGTGATCCTTGTGGGACGCCCGAGGGACGGATCGAAGCGTCAGGCGACGATCCGGACGGTGCGGAGCGTACAAGGGGAGCCCTCAGCGCCGGAGAAGGCGGAGGAGGGGTTGGTGTGGCGGGCGATCGTCGAGCAGATCGACCACTCTGGTACCGCAAGTCGGTGGGTGTCAGTAGGCGACCTCATGCGCGACCGGTACTTCAGCCGGCAGCCATGGATCCTGACGGATGGCGGCCTCGAAATGAACGGAGCCATCAGTCGGGCAGGCACAGCCATTCTGTCGCAAATCTGTCAGAGTATCGGATTTAACGCCGTTACGCGCGAAGATGACGCATATATGTTGGGTTCGGAGGCTGCGCGCAGACTTCGGATCCCTGACGCGAATATTCGAACCTTTCATGGTGGTGGATCGGTTCGCGATTGGCAGAAGAATGACGGGGTCGGCACAGTTTTCCCCTACCGAGAGGAGAATCGTAAGGCTGAGATCCCAGAGGTGCTGGAACGACTCCTGTGGCCCATGCGTGTTCCGCTGCGGCTTCGTCGCGCACTCTCAGGTTCACAGGAAGAACAAGGACTCGAATGGTTTGAGTACTCCAGCTTCAACCCGAAGCGCTACTGGTCGAAATTCCTTATTGCATTCCCGTTTGTCGCGACGCACAGCCACTTCACCCTGCGGCGTGATCGTGATGGATTCATCCGAACCGCTCCAGTCGTCATGCTGCGAGAGGGGGCGACAGAAGCGGAATACGTGCGGCTACTTGGCCTGCTCAATAGCTCTACGGCCTGCTTCTGGATCAAGATGGTTAGCCACGACAAGGGGATTCGTGGCGAGGGTGGCGGATTCACTAGCGATGACTGGGAACGCTTCTACGAATTCACTGGAACAAAGCTCCAAGATTTCCCCATCCCTGCCGATTACCCCACGGTTATCGCCACTGAACTCGACTGCCTCGCGCAGCAGCTCTCCGCGACGACCCCCTTCGCCCTCGCCGTCAAGTCTGTCCCCGCCGCCGCCGCGCTCCGCGAAACCCAAGCCCGCTACACCGCCACCTGCGCCCGAATGATCGCCCTCCAGGAGGAGCTGGACTGGCAGGTGTACTCCCTCTACGACCTGCATTCCGAGGACCTGCGCCTCCCCGACGCCTCCGCCGTGCCTGAACTCGCCCTCGGTGAGCGGGCCTTCGAGATCGTGCTGGCGCGCCGGGTCGCCGCCGGTGAGGCCAGTGGCGAGTGGTTCAAGCGGCATGGATCCACCCCGATCACGGAAATTCCCACCCACTGGCCCGACGACTACCGGGCGCTCGTGCAGCGGCGGATCGAGGTCATCGAGTCGAACCGTGCCATCGGCATGGTGGAGCGCCCGGAGTACAAGCGGCGCTGGGCCGCCCAGGGCTGGGACGCGATGCGGCAAAAGGCGCTGAAGTCCTGGCTGCTCGACCGAGTCGAGGCCCGCACGCACTGGTTTGACGCCAGCGGCAACCCCACCGTCACTACCCTCGCCCGTCTCGCCGAAAGCCTGTCCGCTGACGAGGACTTCGCGTCCGTCGCCGAGCTGTATGCACCCCGGCAGGACTTTGGAAAGACCGTCCGGGAGTTGCTAACCGAGGAGCATGTGCCGTTCGTATCGGCGCTGCGGTACAAGCCGGCCGGGTTGAAGAAGCGTGCCGACTGGGAGCATGTGTGGGACCTCCAGCGGGAGGAGGACGCCGCGCCCGACGAGCCCGCCAAGCGGAAGGTCCGTGAGCGGACGCCTGTGCCGCAGAAGTACACCTCGGCGGACTTCCTGAAGCCGAGCTACTGGCGTGCGCGCGGCAAGCTCGATGTACCCAAGGAGCGGTTCGTGTCATACGGCACGGTCAACGCGCAGTCGCCGGAGCTGTACGGGTGGGCCGGGTGGGACCACTTGGAGCAGGCCCTCGCGCTCGCCTCGTACATCCAGCAGGCCGGGCTCAGTGAGGATGACCTCGTGCCGTACTTGGCCGGGCTGCTTGAGCTGCAGCCGTGGCTGGAGCAGTGGTACGGCGAGTACGACCCGGAGTTCGGGGCGTCGCCGGCCGCCGAGATCCTGGCGTTCCGGCAGCAGAAGCAGGGCGAGCTCGGACTGGCCGACGACGCGCTGCGCGCCTGGCGCCCGGCCGCGGCCACCCGCGGGGGCGCGAAGAAGTCAGCCGCGCCCAAGAAGCGAACGGGTGCGAAGGCCGCCGTCCAGATGTCCGTCACGGACAGCGTCACCGATGCCGCCACCGGCACAGAGTCCGACTGA
- the pglY gene encoding BREX-2 system ATPase PglY: MAFMSRNSPRPEDRPLLRELIDIPESVSTSDFVLKLNEAVTPEGAEAALKDYVVTDRLLGNFDEALDLIKSALDSRSSKAAYLHGSFGSGKSHFMAVLYALLSRNHAARARADLDPVRARHSWLDADDRKFLLVPYHMLGSKSLEQRVLGKYVEHVRKLHPGCPLPQVYRTDGLFEDFAEQRRRNGDERVIEQLADAGDGQMDEWGDSFAWTTELLDQAVDAPEEHENTKDLDLENPSTPRELRARLVQDLTQTLFPSFSRNASEDADGFVSLDKGLGIIAAHAKSLGYDGLVLFMDELILWLASRIHDQRFVSRESDKITNFVEGGDERRAIPVVSFIARQRDLRELVGEEMSGAAEAAVQDSLKLSGGRFDKVVLEDRNLPQIAQARLLRPATPEAEAKVEAAFAEAKKLGPDVWDTLLGHDKSTTGADEDAFRRTYPFPPAFMDTLVHISAALQRSRTGLKLMSQLLVDHRDDWRLGQLVPLGDLYPAIVGGGDKAFSGETNVHFEAADKLYRDKLRPYLLKTNQVSEDQAEAYRRRPDGLGDPQLAARCRDFTGDSRLLQTLLLCALAPSVPALADLTLARLHALNHGSITTRIAGTEVGRLEQKAKEWAATFPEIKVIGTGPGAVVRLELTGVDLDAVLANAQVHNNLGNRRTKMRSLLKDALGVGDGPGGFDAYDVLDLVWKGTERQVEVVFGDVADVDSLPEATLRPSQDDAWRLVVDFPYDEGEFGPMDDLQRLRALREKPGGDSRTLAWLPTHLTDASRSDFERLVVIDKALADDARFDSDFARSLNADDKARAKSMLQSQRDILTERVTQALRQAYGLAQKQEGVVDLGFDTHLVAQQDVPELRLPLGAPLDAAARDLAGKLFAHQYPAHPDLDPDGTGRPVKPAEIRIVFEYVRKAAEDRDGQVEVDGKDRKTMARIAGGLGLGTMREAYYRQSTAWPDHFTSQARRDGTAEPSLVKLSDWSDLPEPRGLPEPLCRLLAAAYAETTDRVWVRGGVPVEPAPAPHELKRDYALREQPLPSEEDWTEARKRYETILGDRAPQLRRGRIVNQFAGQIKQAAAVLAQDAGRLVAELEKHRDFLRLDDDSPRLVLARRAQELVKSLTDTGTEAKTVVDRLARFDLGDFTAHRYGMSLKSAGKVAAGLQNTSWDQLGLADTLGVDGAAVLERVRDAAAGDPGDYPDLPGVLNAGGREVLSLLRSRQGTAERPQPPVTPMPSSDSVDLNGASAHPQVLPEPVTQPGARTSSRSVVRSGGGRTTAARAAAELQAEIAALAAENPNAAVEVVWKVVE, from the coding sequence ATGGCGTTCATGAGCAGGAACAGCCCTCGCCCCGAGGACCGGCCGCTGCTGCGGGAGTTGATTGACATCCCGGAGTCGGTATCCACCTCCGACTTCGTACTGAAGCTGAACGAAGCGGTCACCCCTGAGGGGGCCGAGGCGGCGCTGAAGGACTACGTCGTCACCGACCGGCTGCTCGGCAACTTCGACGAGGCCCTCGACCTGATCAAGTCAGCGCTCGACAGCCGCTCGTCGAAGGCCGCATATCTTCACGGCTCTTTCGGTTCCGGTAAGTCGCACTTCATGGCGGTGCTCTACGCGCTGCTGTCGCGGAACCACGCAGCGAGGGCGCGCGCCGACCTCGACCCGGTGCGGGCCCGGCACTCCTGGCTGGACGCTGACGACCGCAAGTTCCTGCTGGTGCCGTACCACATGCTGGGCTCCAAATCCCTGGAGCAGCGTGTGCTCGGCAAGTATGTGGAGCACGTACGAAAACTGCACCCCGGCTGCCCGCTGCCGCAGGTCTACCGGACCGACGGGCTCTTCGAGGACTTCGCCGAGCAGCGCCGCCGCAACGGCGATGAGCGGGTGATCGAGCAGCTCGCTGACGCCGGTGATGGCCAGATGGACGAGTGGGGCGACTCCTTCGCCTGGACCACCGAGCTGTTGGACCAGGCGGTGGACGCGCCGGAGGAGCACGAGAACACCAAGGACCTCGACCTGGAGAACCCTTCGACGCCGCGGGAACTGCGCGCCCGTCTCGTGCAGGACCTCACCCAGACCCTGTTCCCGTCGTTCTCGCGCAACGCCTCCGAGGACGCCGACGGGTTCGTCTCCCTGGACAAGGGGCTCGGCATCATCGCCGCGCACGCCAAGTCCCTCGGCTACGACGGGCTCGTCCTCTTCATGGACGAGCTGATCCTGTGGCTGGCCTCGCGCATCCACGACCAGAGGTTCGTCTCACGCGAGTCCGACAAGATCACGAACTTCGTGGAGGGCGGCGACGAGCGGCGCGCCATCCCGGTGGTGTCGTTCATAGCCCGCCAGCGCGACCTGCGCGAGCTGGTCGGCGAGGAGATGTCGGGGGCCGCCGAGGCCGCGGTGCAGGACAGTCTGAAGCTCAGCGGCGGGCGATTCGACAAGGTCGTCCTGGAGGACCGCAACCTCCCGCAGATCGCGCAGGCCCGCTTGCTCAGGCCCGCCACCCCCGAGGCCGAGGCGAAGGTGGAGGCGGCGTTCGCCGAGGCGAAGAAGCTCGGCCCGGACGTGTGGGACACCCTGCTCGGCCACGACAAGTCCACCACTGGCGCGGACGAGGACGCCTTCCGGAGGACGTACCCGTTCCCGCCGGCGTTCATGGACACCCTGGTGCACATCTCCGCCGCGCTGCAGCGATCCCGCACCGGACTGAAGCTGATGAGCCAGTTGCTCGTCGACCACCGCGACGACTGGCGGCTCGGGCAGCTCGTGCCGCTCGGCGATCTGTACCCGGCGATCGTGGGCGGCGGCGACAAGGCATTCAGCGGGGAGACCAACGTCCACTTCGAGGCTGCCGACAAGCTGTACCGGGACAAGCTCCGCCCGTACCTGCTGAAGACCAACCAGGTCAGCGAGGACCAGGCTGAGGCATACCGACGCCGCCCTGACGGCCTCGGCGACCCGCAACTCGCCGCCCGCTGCCGTGACTTCACCGGCGACAGCCGACTACTGCAGACCCTGCTGCTCTGCGCGCTCGCGCCCAGCGTGCCCGCACTCGCCGACCTCACACTGGCGCGGCTGCACGCCCTCAACCACGGTTCCATCACCACCCGCATCGCGGGCACCGAGGTCGGCCGGCTGGAGCAGAAGGCGAAGGAATGGGCGGCGACCTTCCCCGAGATCAAGGTCATCGGCACCGGACCTGGTGCGGTGGTCCGCCTGGAGCTCACCGGCGTCGACCTGGACGCTGTCCTCGCCAACGCCCAAGTCCACAACAACCTGGGCAACCGGCGCACCAAGATGCGCAGCCTACTCAAGGACGCGCTCGGAGTCGGTGACGGGCCCGGCGGCTTCGACGCGTACGACGTGCTCGACCTGGTGTGGAAGGGCACAGAACGGCAGGTCGAGGTGGTGTTCGGCGACGTGGCCGACGTCGACTCGCTGCCTGAGGCGACCTTGCGGCCCAGCCAGGACGACGCCTGGCGACTCGTCGTCGATTTCCCTTACGACGAGGGCGAGTTCGGTCCGATGGACGACCTGCAGCGGCTGCGCGCCCTGCGGGAGAAGCCCGGCGGCGACTCGCGCACTCTGGCCTGGCTACCCACCCACCTGACCGACGCGTCCCGGAGTGACTTCGAGCGTCTCGTCGTCATCGACAAGGCCCTCGCCGACGACGCCCGGTTCGACTCCGACTTCGCACGCAGCCTCAACGCCGACGACAAGGCGCGCGCCAAGAGCATGCTGCAGTCGCAGCGCGACATCCTCACCGAGCGCGTCACGCAAGCGCTGCGGCAGGCGTATGGGCTCGCGCAGAAGCAGGAAGGTGTCGTCGACCTCGGCTTCGACACGCACCTGGTCGCCCAGCAGGACGTGCCCGAGCTTCGGCTTCCGCTCGGCGCGCCGCTGGACGCCGCCGCCCGCGACCTGGCCGGCAAGCTGTTCGCCCACCAGTACCCCGCACACCCCGACCTGGACCCCGATGGAACAGGCAGGCCCGTGAAGCCCGCGGAGATCAGGATCGTCTTCGAGTACGTGCGCAAGGCCGCCGAGGACCGCGACGGACAGGTCGAGGTCGACGGCAAGGACCGCAAGACCATGGCGCGGATCGCGGGCGGCCTGGGACTGGGCACCATGCGGGAGGCGTACTACCGGCAGTCCACCGCCTGGCCCGACCACTTCACCAGCCAGGCCCGCCGGGACGGCACCGCAGAACCGAGCCTGGTCAAGCTCTCCGACTGGAGCGACCTTCCCGAACCACGCGGACTGCCCGAGCCGCTGTGCCGACTGCTTGCCGCCGCCTACGCGGAGACGACCGACCGGGTGTGGGTGCGCGGCGGAGTCCCCGTCGAACCCGCGCCCGCACCGCACGAGCTGAAGCGGGACTACGCCCTTCGCGAGCAGCCACTGCCCAGTGAGGAAGACTGGACAGAGGCGCGCAAGCGGTACGAGACCATTCTCGGGGACCGGGCGCCGCAACTGCGGCGCGGGCGGATCGTCAACCAGTTCGCCGGACAGATCAAGCAGGCCGCCGCGGTGCTCGCCCAGGACGCCGGACGGCTCGTCGCGGAACTGGAGAAGCACCGCGACTTCCTCCGCCTCGACGACGACTCGCCCCGCCTGGTGCTCGCCAGGCGCGCGCAGGAGCTGGTGAAGTCGCTGACGGACACTGGCACCGAGGCCAAGACCGTCGTTGACCGGCTCGCACGCTTCGACCTCGGCGACTTCACCGCACACCGGTACGGGATGTCGCTGAAGAGCGCCGGGAAGGTCGCCGCCGGGCTGCAGAACACCAGCTGGGACCAGCTGGGCCTGGCCGACACCCTCGGTGTGGACGGCGCGGCCGTGCTGGAGCGAGTGCGGGATGCCGCCGCCGGCGATCCGGGCGATTATCCGGACCTGCCTGGGGTGCTGAACGCCGGCGGCCGGGAAGTGCTGTCCCTGCTGAGGTCCCGGCAGGGCACAGCCGAGCGTCCGCAGCCGCCCGTCACCCCGATGCCGAGTTCCGACAGTGTGGACCTGAACGGCGCTTCAGCCCATCCGCAGGTGCTTCCGGAGCCGGTGACGCAGCCGGGGGCCCGCACATCGTCGCGGTCGGTGGTCCGCTCCGGCGGTGGGCGGACTACTGCCGCACGGGCTGCCGCCGAGCTGCAGGCGGAGATCGCAGCGCTCGCGGCCGAGAATCCCAACGCCGCCGTCGAGGTCGTCTGGAAGGTCGTCGAGTGA